In a single window of the Candidatus Krumholzibacteriia bacterium genome:
- a CDS encoding diacylglycerol kinase family protein, whose amino-acid sequence MTATTSALVVINPVAGAHAQRVLERDRLRRALERAGLEPVWHETTPERGADRIIAEHPGDEPVVVIGGDGTVQSAARELVGGYRPLLVVPRGSGNVLAQRMSLSPRLDRALATLRHGEVRRVDVGTLGGEPFVLGVGMGLDARVIREADRRLKQQVGKLAYLVSVARNLPVQHHDFELEVDGHTISERGASVMVANFGTMIGPFVYPESADGTDGHLDVAVMKARTLEQSISVLAGPLLPREQADKGVRVHRGTHVRVRCEDDLAVQIDGEDRGDHCEVVCGMRERSLPVIVPSDH is encoded by the coding sequence ATGACCGCGACCACCTCGGCCCTGGTGGTGATCAATCCGGTGGCCGGAGCCCATGCGCAGCGCGTGCTGGAACGGGACCGACTCCGCCGCGCCCTGGAGCGCGCGGGGCTCGAACCCGTCTGGCACGAGACCACGCCCGAGCGCGGGGCCGATCGCATCATCGCCGAACATCCCGGCGACGAGCCGGTCGTCGTGATCGGGGGCGACGGAACGGTGCAATCGGCCGCCCGCGAACTCGTCGGCGGGTACCGGCCACTCCTGGTGGTCCCGCGGGGCAGCGGGAACGTCCTGGCCCAGCGGATGTCGCTGTCCCCGCGACTCGATCGAGCCCTGGCCACCTTGCGCCACGGCGAGGTACGGCGCGTCGACGTCGGGACGCTCGGCGGCGAGCCCTTCGTGCTGGGCGTCGGAATGGGACTCGATGCCCGCGTGATCCGCGAAGCCGACCGCCGTCTCAAGCAGCAGGTCGGCAAGCTCGCCTACCTGGTCTCGGTGGCGAGGAACCTTCCGGTGCAACACCACGACTTCGAGCTCGAGGTCGACGGCCACACGATCTCCGAGCGCGGCGCGTCGGTCATGGTCGCGAACTTCGGAACCATGATCGGCCCCTTCGTCTACCCCGAGAGTGCCGACGGGACCGACGGCCATCTCGACGTGGCGGTGATGAAGGCCCGGACCCTCGAGCAATCGATCAGCGTCCTCGCGGGTCCGCTCCTCCCGCGGGAACAGGCCGACAAGGGAGTCCGGGTGCACCGTGGGACGCACGTCCGCGTGCGCTGCGAGGACGACCTGGCGGTCCAGATCGACGGGGAGGATCGCGGCGACCACTGCGAGGTCGTGTGCGGGATGCGCGAGCGCAGTCTACCCGTGATCGTCCCGTCCGATCACTGA
- a CDS encoding glycosyltransferase produces MGPILHLDDATSWRGGQQQVLYLHQGLRAADVDSRVVCRQGSALHERLLEERLPHYALEHMSAHDLVVARTLARIVGDHPQSILHAHTSHAHELALWAHRLGARSPVVVSRRVDFPVARTWWSGRKYRSRRVSRYLAISSAVEQELRRAGIEDARIRRVPSGIDLTRFENLEPDHDWKRSLGLEPGELLFGSIAALADHKDQSTLLRAFARFRDRGGSGRLVVIGEGELRGPLEAQRRELGLDDVVSFPGFTHDVLPRLAAFDIFVLTSKKEGLGTSILDAMAAGRPVLATRAGGIVDAVVDGESGRLCPVGAVDAIADTMVELQASAALRQRLAHGARQRVKDFDVRSTVERTRAAYAEILEDPAGS; encoded by the coding sequence TTGGGCCCGATCCTCCATCTCGACGACGCCACCAGCTGGCGCGGTGGCCAGCAGCAGGTCCTCTACCTGCACCAGGGCCTGCGCGCGGCCGACGTCGACTCGCGTGTGGTGTGCCGCCAGGGCTCGGCCCTGCACGAGCGCCTGCTAGAGGAGAGACTCCCCCACTACGCGCTCGAGCACATGAGCGCGCACGACCTCGTGGTGGCCCGGACCCTGGCCCGCATCGTCGGCGACCATCCGCAGTCCATTCTCCACGCCCACACCTCGCACGCCCACGAGCTCGCATTGTGGGCCCATCGTCTCGGCGCGCGGAGTCCCGTCGTGGTGTCGCGCCGCGTCGACTTCCCCGTGGCGCGGACGTGGTGGAGCGGCCGCAAGTACCGCAGCCGACGGGTCAGCCGCTACCTGGCGATCAGCAGTGCCGTCGAGCAGGAACTGCGTCGCGCCGGGATCGAAGACGCTCGGATCCGGCGCGTGCCGAGCGGCATCGATCTCACACGCTTCGAGAACCTCGAGCCCGACCACGACTGGAAGCGTTCGCTGGGGCTGGAACCCGGCGAACTCCTGTTCGGCAGCATCGCGGCCCTGGCCGACCACAAGGACCAGTCCACACTGCTGCGTGCCTTCGCACGGTTCCGCGATCGCGGGGGGTCGGGACGACTCGTCGTGATCGGCGAAGGCGAGCTGCGAGGACCCCTGGAGGCCCAGCGACGCGAACTCGGCCTGGACGACGTGGTCTCGTTCCCTGGCTTCACCCACGACGTGTTGCCCCGCCTGGCCGCATTCGACATCTTCGTGCTCACCTCCAAGAAGGAAGGGCTGGGGACGAGCATCCTCGACGCCATGGCCGCCGGCCGGCCCGTGCTTGCCACCCGCGCCGGAGGCATCGTCGACGCCGTGGTCGACGGGGAGAGCGGCCGGCTGTGTCCGGTGGGCGCCGTCGATGCGATCGCCGACACCATGGTCGAGCTGCAGGCGAGCGCCGCCCTGCGCCAACGCCTGGCACACGGAGCGCGGCAACGGGTGAAGGACTTCGACGTGCGGTCGACCGTCGAGCGCACCCGCGCGGCCTACGCCGAGATCCTCGAGGATCCCGCCGGATCATGA
- a CDS encoding HDOD domain-containing protein produces the protein MDAPTASQNGSSLANAFVARQAIFDLKLDVVGYELLFRQQAHDQAAHFSDRDQASVRVLLDSFLDLGLDQLVGQLPAFLNLTRTFFLSAQNMPLPRDRVVLELLEDEVVDAPLIESIRGYAQSGYRIALDDFVYQPHFDPLLEIADIVKIDVLALSPSEIAEQVRMVRPFDVVLLAEKVETTEHLEFCKDLGFDLFQGYFLCRPNVVGGHRIPANRLATLRLLAKLQDPHVEIDTLERIIREDLSLSYKLLRLINSAFYGLPQKVESIRQTLVLLGLHHIRAWVSLLTLSALDDKPDELMVTAMVRARMCEQLADRAGVANPDVYFTAGLFSTLDALLDMSMEDIVEQLPLASDLNTALLNREGRMGQALECVVAYERGDWEKVGFGRLESSEIRGAYLDAVEWSATAGREIGL, from the coding sequence ATGGACGCACCGACCGCATCGCAGAACGGCTCGTCACTCGCGAACGCCTTCGTCGCGCGTCAGGCGATCTTCGACCTGAAGCTCGACGTGGTCGGGTACGAGCTCCTCTTCCGCCAACAGGCGCACGACCAGGCCGCGCACTTCTCCGACCGCGACCAGGCCAGCGTCCGCGTGCTGCTCGACAGTTTCCTCGATCTGGGGCTCGATCAGCTCGTCGGCCAGTTGCCCGCGTTCCTCAACCTGACCCGAACTTTCTTCCTGTCGGCGCAGAACATGCCGCTTCCGCGCGACCGCGTGGTGCTCGAACTGCTCGAGGACGAGGTGGTCGACGCTCCGCTGATCGAGAGCATCCGCGGCTACGCCCAGAGCGGTTACCGGATCGCTCTCGACGACTTCGTCTACCAGCCGCACTTCGATCCGCTGCTCGAGATCGCCGACATCGTCAAGATCGACGTGCTGGCCCTGTCGCCCTCCGAGATCGCGGAACAGGTCCGGATGGTCCGGCCCTTCGACGTGGTCCTGCTGGCCGAGAAGGTCGAGACGACCGAGCACCTGGAGTTCTGCAAGGACCTGGGTTTCGACCTGTTCCAGGGCTACTTCCTGTGCCGGCCGAACGTGGTCGGCGGGCACCGGATCCCGGCCAACCGCCTGGCCACTCTGCGGCTGCTGGCCAAACTGCAGGATCCGCACGTCGAGATCGACACGCTCGAGCGGATCATCCGCGAAGACCTCTCGCTCAGCTACAAGCTGCTGCGTCTGATCAATTCGGCCTTCTACGGACTGCCACAGAAGGTCGAGTCGATCCGGCAGACGCTCGTGCTGCTCGGGCTGCACCACATCCGCGCGTGGGTCAGCCTTCTCACCCTGAGCGCTCTCGACGACAAGCCCGACGAGTTGATGGTCACGGCCATGGTCCGGGCGCGCATGTGCGAGCAGCTCGCCGACCGCGCCGGGGTGGCGAATCCCGACGTGTACTTCACGGCGGGACTCTTCTCGACCCTCGACGCCCTCCTGGACATGTCCATGGAGGACATCGTCGAGCAGTTGCCCCTGGCCAGCGATCTGAACACCGCCCTGCTGAATCGCGAAGGACGTATGGGACAGGCCCTCGAGTGCGTGGTCGCCTACGAACGCGGCGACTGGGAGAAGGTCGGATTCGGCCGGCTCGAGTCGTCAGAGATCCGAGGGGCGTACCTCGATGCCGTCGAGTGGTCGGCAACGGCCGGCCGGGAGATCGGTCTCTGA